The following coding sequences lie in one Silurus meridionalis isolate SWU-2019-XX chromosome 19, ASM1480568v1, whole genome shotgun sequence genomic window:
- the hyal2b gene encoding LOW QUALITY PROTEIN: hyaluronidase-2 (The sequence of the model RefSeq protein was modified relative to this genomic sequence to represent the inferred CDS: inserted 1 base in 1 codon), with the protein MPLSLFLRLFCLWAVSTLFCAQEIKTTRWPLYSQKPLLLVWNAPTEDCTPRQGINFLFHRFQIVAYPTEGFVRQNLTIFYKERLGMYPYYDDNGKAVYGGLPQVASLTQHLENIDKGIQKYISEPTAKGLAVLDWEEWRPLWIRNWNAKDIYREKSKQLILEKNPNWTAEQVARVAQQDFELSAQMFMQKTLRKVKSLRPNQLWGFYLFPDCYNHNYLSNGSLKNYTGRCPKVEMERNDQLKWLWTESTALFPSVYIGRALKDQAIGRQFVRNRVREGLRLASIGNGTARPVFVYTRPTYNNELTLLTEMDLISTIGESVSLGAAGVILWGDASYAKSKESCFSLSEYLRSGALGRYLLNVSSAAEKCSELLCGWRGXCLRRRSDTDTYLHLSARTHTLEMREGRLAVSGRMDQEELKKLNEDFQCQCYTGYTGASCSQKASGNRLAPSLQGALVIILILTFLQ; encoded by the exons atgcctctctctctcttcctgcgTCTGTTTTGTCTGTGGGCTGTGTCGACCCTATTTTGTGCCCAAGAGATCAAAACCACAAGATGGCCGCTCTACTCCCAGAAGCCTCTCCTGCTGGTGTGGAACGCTCCGACGGAGGACTGCACCCCGAGACAAGGCATCAACTTCCTGTTCCACCGCTTCCAGATCGTGGCGTACCCCACCGAGGGCTTTGTGCGACAAAACCTCACCATCTTCTACAAAGAACGTTTGGGAATGTACCCTTATTACGATGACAACGGCAAGGCGGTGTACGGGGGCCTTCCGCAGGTCGCCAGCCTTACGCAGCATCTGGAAAACATTGACAAGGGGATCCAGAAGTACATCAGTGAACCCACGGCGAAAGGGCTGGCCGTGCTCGACTGGGAGGAGTGGAGGCCGCTCTGGATCCGTAACTGGAACGCCAAAGATATCTATCGTGAAAAATCCAAGCAGCTGATCTTGGAAAAGAATCCCAACTGGACGGCCGAACAAGTGGCCAGAGTTGCTCAGCAGGATTTCGAGCTCTCGGCGCAAATGTTCATGCAGAAGACGCTGCGCAAAGTGAAAAGCCTCCGGCCAAACCAACTCTGGGGTTTTTACCTGTTCCCCGACTGCTACAATCACAACTACCTCAGCAACGGCAGTCTGAAAAACTACACGGGCCGCTGCCCCAAAGTTGAGATGGAACGCAACGACCAGCTGAAATGGCTGTGGACCGAAAGCACGGCGCTCTTTCCTTCGGTGTACATAGGCCGAGCGCTGAAGGACCAAGCCATCGGGCGCCAGTTCGTCAGGAACCGAGTCAGAGAGGGCCTGAGGCTGGCATCGATCGGAAACGGCACCGCACGACCCGTGTTCGTGTACACACGACCCACCTACAACAACGAGCTCACGCTGCTGACCGAG atggatCTTATCTCCACTATAGGTGAAAGCGTGTCTCTGGGAGCCGCCGGTGTGATCCTGTGGGGCGACGCCTCCTATGCCAAAAGTAAG GAGAGCTGTTTCAGTCTGAGTGAGTACCTGCGTTCCGGAGCCCTTGGACGCTACCTCCTGAACGTGTCGTCCGCGGCCGAGAAGTGCAGTGAACTTCTTTGTGGATGGCGCG GCTGCCTGCGCAGGCGCTCCGATACCGACACCTACCTGCACCTGAGCGCCCGCACACACACCCTGGAGATGCGAGAGGGCCGGCTTGCTGTCAGCGGCAGGATGGACCAGGAAGAGCTGAAGAAGCTAAATGAGGACTtccagtgtcagtgctacaCCGGATACACTGGTGCCTCGTGCTCTCAAAAAGCATCCGGGAACAGATTGGCTCCCAGCCTGCAGGGGGCGCTGGTGATCATACTGATTCTGACCTTTCTGCAGTGA